A window of Candidatus Jettenia caeni contains these coding sequences:
- a CDS encoding phosphodiesterase/nucleotide pyrophosphatase yields MEQKILLLQIAGLGYNFLRNNLDDQRLYDLDIKPMQGVFPGLTCVVQATMRTASLPAQHGIVGNGFFFKDQWKPLFWEQSVRLIQRPLIWENFRSHGGRVAQMFIQQSLGPGSDVFLSPAPIHKHRGGIIMNCISEPSHISVRLEKELKGTFPLHHYWGPFASRRSSRWIVKAIMNVMENERPDLLYAYLPHLDYALQRYGPDSTVSKKAFVEVYSLVGELLRAAQKEKYRVILFGDYPVTPANTVVFPNIVLKKAGLLKTRSVQGMQYPDFYTSAAFSVVDHQVAHVYVFNQNLIEEVRSLLGKMPHVDTILDGATKAEAGVDHTRSGELILVAKQGAWFDYRWWTEVKEAPEYAFHVDIHNKPGYDPCELFWGWPPFISQNPSRIKGTHGRVDENEPIFYVSDRELPGNPVTLMDLSLSIKSLLDVRVNLEEKLHPLPCE; encoded by the coding sequence ATGGAACAGAAAATTCTCTTACTTCAAATAGCAGGGCTTGGATATAACTTTTTAAGAAATAATCTGGATGATCAGAGGCTGTACGATCTTGATATTAAACCGATGCAGGGAGTATTCCCCGGATTAACTTGCGTGGTTCAGGCTACCATGCGTACTGCCTCTCTTCCTGCACAGCACGGTATTGTAGGAAATGGATTTTTCTTTAAGGATCAATGGAAGCCATTGTTCTGGGAACAGAGTGTCCGCCTCATTCAGCGGCCACTTATTTGGGAAAATTTTCGCTCGCATGGAGGGAGAGTTGCTCAGATGTTTATTCAGCAGTCACTCGGACCAGGAAGTGATGTTTTCCTTTCCCCTGCTCCAATCCATAAACACCGTGGTGGCATAATAATGAATTGCATTTCAGAACCTTCACACATAAGTGTACGACTGGAAAAAGAATTAAAGGGGACATTTCCTCTTCATCATTACTGGGGGCCGTTTGCCTCCAGGAGATCGAGTCGATGGATCGTAAAAGCAATTATGAATGTTATGGAAAACGAGAGGCCAGATCTGCTGTATGCATATCTACCTCATCTTGATTATGCGCTTCAAAGGTACGGTCCTGACTCAACCGTGAGCAAAAAGGCATTTGTTGAGGTGTATTCTCTTGTTGGCGAACTTTTACGCGCTGCACAGAAGGAAAAATACCGGGTTATTCTCTTCGGAGATTACCCTGTCACTCCTGCAAATACGGTCGTATTTCCCAATATCGTATTGAAAAAGGCCGGTTTATTAAAGACGCGTTCTGTACAGGGCATGCAGTATCCCGATTTTTATACGAGTGCAGCATTTAGCGTTGTGGATCATCAGGTAGCTCATGTCTATGTATTTAATCAAAACTTAATAGAAGAAGTAAGATCGCTCCTGGGTAAGATGCCCCATGTTGATACCATACTGGACGGCGCTACTAAAGCTGAAGCCGGGGTTGACCATACACGAAGCGGAGAGTTGATACTCGTGGCGAAACAAGGCGCATGGTTTGATTACAGGTGGTGGACAGAGGTAAAAGAGGCCCCCGAATATGCCTTCCATGTAGATATACATAATAAACCCGGGTATGACCCCTGTGAGTTATTTTGGGGATGGCCTCCTTTTATATCTCAAAATCCATCGAGGATTAAAGGAACTCACGGCCGCGTTGATGAAAATGAACCAATTTTCTATGTATCCGATAGAGAATTGCCAGGTAATCCTGTCACCCTGATGGATCTTTCCCTAAGTATAAAGAGCCTTCTCGATGTAAGGGTAAATCTGGAAGAGAAGCTGCATCCATTACCATGCGAATAG
- a CDS encoding 3-dehydroquinate synthase, which yields MRIEQRIKVTFHYTVHFTHDVFHPENYVLKEVLKDPQSKVMVFLDSGVVASWPGIEHRIENWFRIHTRCAEMISPAVILDGGERCKNDFKYYKDIAYALRLNKLDRHSYIVIVGGGAVLDAVGFIASISQRGIRHIRVPTTVLSQNDSGVGVKNGINFFGVKNYFGTFTPPYAVINDFDFLKTLDTRDWLSGVSEAFKVAIIKDRSFLEYLVSKSKELFRHDAEVMERLIIRCVQLHTDHIASGNDPFENGSSRPLDFGHWSGHYLEAMSGYELRHGEAVALGLVLDMTIAENRGLVNKDEYDLVYYGLKDCGFLLWHPLLEKRENDKFLNIYHGLEEFRQHLGGKLTLIMPDHLGSSCQINSISHDEIEQAVKKMKEIYDVCPAGYPEKTDRGKQVSGSQK from the coding sequence ATGCGAATAGAGCAACGAATAAAAGTTACTTTTCATTATACTGTACATTTTACCCATGATGTATTTCATCCTGAAAATTATGTATTAAAAGAGGTATTGAAAGATCCACAATCAAAAGTTATGGTTTTTCTTGATTCAGGAGTTGTTGCTTCCTGGCCTGGCATAGAGCATCGTATTGAGAATTGGTTTCGTATCCATACAAGGTGTGCAGAAATGATTTCTCCCGCCGTTATTCTGGATGGGGGAGAACGATGTAAAAATGATTTTAAATACTATAAGGATATAGCATATGCCCTGCGGCTGAATAAACTGGATCGCCATTCTTATATAGTTATCGTTGGAGGCGGCGCAGTGCTTGATGCCGTGGGATTTATTGCCTCTATCAGCCAGAGGGGGATACGTCATATACGGGTGCCAACAACAGTGCTCTCACAGAATGATTCCGGTGTTGGCGTAAAGAATGGTATCAATTTTTTTGGAGTAAAGAATTATTTTGGCACCTTTACACCTCCCTATGCGGTGATTAACGATTTTGATTTTTTAAAGACCCTGGATACAAGGGACTGGCTTTCTGGCGTATCAGAAGCTTTCAAGGTTGCCATTATTAAAGATCGTTCGTTTTTAGAATATCTGGTAAGCAAGTCGAAAGAATTGTTTCGGCATGATGCGGAGGTAATGGAAAGGTTAATCATACGTTGCGTCCAGCTTCATACTGACCACATAGCTTCAGGAAATGATCCCTTTGAGAACGGATCTTCGCGGCCATTAGATTTTGGACATTGGAGTGGTCATTATCTCGAGGCAATGAGCGGGTATGAGCTTCGTCATGGAGAAGCAGTTGCGCTTGGTCTTGTGCTTGATATGACCATTGCTGAAAATCGTGGTCTCGTTAATAAAGATGAGTATGACCTTGTTTATTACGGCCTTAAGGATTGTGGTTTTCTGTTATGGCATCCTCTTCTTGAGAAAAGAGAGAATGATAAATTCCTCAATATTTATCATGGACTCGAGGAATTCCGGCAACATCTGGGTGGAAAGCTCACCTTAATTATGCCTGACCATCTTGGCAGTAGTTGCCAGATTAATAGTATTTCACATGATGAGATAGAACAGGCTGTGAAGAAAATGAAGGAGATTTATGATGTCTGCCCGGCAGGATATCCTGAAAAGACTGATCGAGGAAAACAGGTATCTGGAAGTCAGAAATAA
- a CDS encoding truncated magnesium transporter protein: protein MNIVDIAQLLTEFEREKLLILFRILPKEIASEVFSYIPLELQQYVIESITDGEIKDIVSKLFLNDAVDFLE from the coding sequence ATGAACATTGTGGATATAGCTCAGCTTCTTACGGAGTTTGAGAGAGAAAAGCTTCTTATTCTTTTCAGAATACTTCCCAAGGAAATTGCATCGGAGGTATTTTCCTATATACCCTTAGAATTACAGCAATATGTTATTGAATCGATTACAGACGGGGAAATAAAGGATATCGTGAGTAAGCTTTTTTTAAATGATGCGGTAGATTTTCTTGAGTAA
- a CDS encoding putative transposase: protein MSLSRSLFKKSSDEKISSYYSPVSKFKMLLLRPLKNLPCDAEIPRFLEENDKYAKACGLSPLAIPHESQINRFKNHEITPIELLAIFYFMVTVAITHKIADSYLAAIDSPILDSHANPLHKTLTGSCKTCPYAHTCSHPAEWVSTDVNASFTVKHSNYSYGHKVHTMVDSVSNLVMGLFVSPSNLNDNPLFIPLLKVIDTIVRFRFKKYAADKGYDDKDNYHFVVNELKAELIIPHREETKTSPSLELFRIKDQVYHCTKVDMPLRPNGSDKKQNAVMFKCPNGFDGFSCPHATGCLKQGQTHKTFKVQIQDDLRIFGTPTTPKGSLQWKDDFKKRTSVERVFSDNKRVRQVASFLNFNLTAIFTHVVVAFVAHNLTVIFDHFKDTFRT, encoded by the coding sequence GTGTCCCTTTCTCGTTCCCTCTTCAAGAAATCTTCTGATGAAAAAATCTCTTCCTACTACTCTCCGGTTTCCAAGTTCAAGATGCTCTTACTTCGACCTCTGAAAAACCTTCCCTGCGATGCCGAAATCCCACGATTCTTAGAGGAAAACGACAAGTATGCAAAAGCCTGTGGCTTATCTCCTCTGGCAATACCCCATGAATCCCAGATTAACCGCTTTAAAAACCATGAGATCACCCCTATTGAGCTCCTTGCTATTTTTTACTTCATGGTGACCGTTGCCATTACTCACAAAATCGCTGATTCGTATCTGGCTGCAATCGACTCGCCGATTCTTGATAGCCATGCCAACCCTTTGCACAAGACGCTTACGGGAAGTTGTAAAACCTGTCCCTATGCTCACACATGCTCTCACCCAGCCGAGTGGGTCTCCACAGATGTCAATGCCTCATTTACCGTAAAACACAGCAATTACTCCTATGGACATAAAGTTCATACCATGGTTGACTCAGTATCAAATCTCGTCATGGGACTTTTTGTATCTCCATCGAACCTGAACGATAATCCCCTTTTTATCCCCCTCTTAAAGGTCATTGATACTATCGTTCGATTCCGCTTCAAAAAGTATGCTGCCGATAAAGGGTACGACGATAAAGATAACTATCATTTCGTGGTGAATGAACTCAAAGCAGAACTCATTATCCCCCATCGGGAGGAAACAAAAACCTCACCCTCTTTAGAACTCTTTCGCATCAAAGATCAGGTATACCACTGTACCAAAGTTGATATGCCTCTCAGACCGAATGGCTCTGATAAAAAACAAAACGCAGTTATGTTCAAATGCCCCAATGGATTTGACGGCTTCTCATGCCCTCATGCCACTGGATGCCTGAAACAGGGACAAACGCACAAAACGTTCAAAGTTCAGATACAAGACGACCTCCGTATCTTTGGAACTCCTACTACCCCAAAAGGCTCTCTCCAGTGGAAAGATGACTTTAAAAAAAGAACTTCCGTCGAGCGGGTATTCTCCGACAACAAACGGGTTCGTCAGGTTGCTTCATTTCTGAATTTCAATCTTACCGCCATCTTTACCCATGTGGTTGTTGCCTTTGTAGCTCACAACCTTACCGTTATTTTCGACCACTTCAAGGATACTTTCCGGACATGA
- a CDS encoding truncated magnesium transporter protein, producing the protein MSSNVVKKVLRNTDEEKRKLINQFLKYPEDSTGSVMTIEFVDLRKQMTVKEALNHIKATGK; encoded by the coding sequence ATGTCTTCCAATGTGGTGAAGAAGGTTTTAAGGAACACCGATGAGGAAAAGAGAAAATTAATAAACCAGTTTCTCAAGTACCCGGAAGACTCAACCGGTAGTGTTATGACTATCGAATTTGTTGATTTGAGAAAGCAGATGACAGTAAAGGAAGCTCTTAATCATATCAAAGCTACCGGAAAATAG